The Haloplanus sp. GDY1 genomic sequence CGAGCTGGCCGCCACACTCCGGACAGCGCAGCTGTTCGCTGTCGTCGGTACTCTCCGTCTCGTCCTCGCTTTCGCGCGCGCGTGCGCGTTCGGTCGTGTAACCGCGTACGCTATCGGTCATTGGTTGTTATCGTGAGCAAAACGGCTCTATACAGACAGTTCCGAGCGAAGATATTTAAACCTGACGGACTTTGGACTACGTTCGATACCTGTCGAGAGTCAATTCGCCGACCGCCGATCCGACGGTGCGCGGGACGCGACGGGACTGCGGGGGTTGATGACGGTCGGTCACGTGGACGCGAACGATGGCAGACACGACGGAGATTCCGACGACGGTGGTCAGCGGCCCGCTCGGGGCCGGGAAGACGACGCTGGTCAACCGCCTCCTGCACGATCCGGGGGACAGACGCATCGCCGTCGTCGTCAACGACATGGGCGAGGTGAACGTCGACGCCGAACTGCTGGAGAGCGAGGCCGACGACGGGGTGATCGATCTCTCGAACGGGTGTATCTGCTGTCGCCTCGGCGACGACCTCGTGACCGAGGTGACTCGGCTGGCCGAGGAACGGTCGTTCGATCACCTCGTGATCGAGGCCTCGGGCATCAGCGAACCCATCCCCATCGCCCGGACGCTGACGACGGGGACCGACGAGGCCGGACCACCGGCGGGGATCCGCCTCGACACCACCGTCTCGGTGATCGACGCCTACGGGTTCTGGAAGGCGTTCGATCCCGCCGAGTCGCTCCCCGACGCGGCGCCGTCCCCCGAGCGCCCGCTGACGGAGGTGCTCGTCGACCAGATCGAGTTCTGTGACGTGCTCCTGTTGAACAAATGCGACATGGTTCCGGACGACGAACTCGACGCGGTCGAGGCGTCGATCCGCGAACTCCAGCCCCGGGCGGCGATCCACCGAACGACCTACTCCGAGGTCGATCCGGGCACCGTCCTCGGGACGGGCCTGTTCGACTTCGAGGACGCCCGGCGCCAGCAGGGCTGGAAGCGGGCGCTCGCCGCGGCCGAGGAGGACCGGCACGACCACGCGGATCGGCCCGCGGCCGCCGCCCACGGGGTCGAGTCGTTCGTCTACCGCCGGGAGCGACCGTTCGACGCCGAACGATTCGACGCCTGGCTCGACGACTGGGAGGGCGACGTGGTCCGCCTGAAGGGGTTCGCGTGGGTCGCCAGCCGTCCCGAAACCGTGCTCGGTGTGAGTCAGGCCGGACCGGCCGTCCAGGCCGGCCCTATCGGCGAGTGGGGCGATGACGACCCGACGACGCGGCTCGTCATCATCGGCCGTCACCTCGATGCCGACGCCGTCACGGCCGCCTTGGACGACTGTCTGGCCGAGGATGCGGAGACGGCGGGATCGCCCGGGGCCGACCCGTTCCCCCGCGAGGCCTAGATGCCCACGTCCTCGCGGAGGTCGTCCCAGGAGTCGTGGAAGCCGTAGGTCGACTGTGAGCTTCCACCGCTCACCGACTGGTAGGTCTCGTCGTAGGACAGGAGTTGCGTCCAGCCGTCGTGGTAGCGATAACTACAGTACTGACACATGAGTGGGGATATTCGCGGCGTCGTGTTAGCTCTGTCGTCGAAAAAATCGGAGCGCCGTCGCCCTACGGCTCCAGCAGGACCTTCGTCACGCCCTCCTCGCGGTTGTCGAAGGCCTCGTACATCTCCGGCGCTTCTTCGAGGTCGACGCGGTGCGAGACGACCCAACTGGGGTCGGCACGGCCCGAGACGATCATATCGCGGAGTTCGCGGTTGTAGGACTTGACGTTACACTGGCCGGTGCCGAGCGCCTGTCCCTTCTCGAAGAGGAGACCGAAGTCGATGCCGAGACGGCCCTGTGCGGCCATGTCGTCGGGCGCGCCGGGGTCCTCCGGGACGTAGAGCCCGGGGATGCCGAGCTCGCCCGTCGGCTTGACCGTTCTGATCAGGTTGTTGATGACGACCGCCGGATTCTCGCGGGCCGGGTCGTACGCGGAGTCGGCCTCCTTCTCGGGGTCGACGGCCTGGTAGCCGACCGCGTCGACGCCCTTGTCGACGCCGCCGCCGTGGAGGTCCTTGATCTGCTCGACCGGGTCGCCCTCCTCGAAGTTGATCGGCGTCGCGTCGCAGTGCTCCGCGGCGAGATCGAGGCGGCTCGGCACGCGGTCGACGACGTAGATGTCGGACGCGCCCTTGAGCTTCGCGCTGTAGGCGGCCATCAGGCCGACCGGACCGGCGCCGTAGACGGCCACCGAGTCGCCGGCCTCGAGGTTGGCGAGTTCGGTGCCGTGCCAGCCCGTCGGGAAGATGTCCGCGAGGAGCGCGAACGAGTCCTCGTGTTCGTCGCCCTCGGGCAGTTTCAGCGCGTTGAAGTCGGCGTAGGGGATGCGGAGCTTCTCGGCCTGCCCGCCCTTGTACGGCCCCATGGCGACGTAGCCGTACGCGCCGCCGGCGAAGCCGGGGTTGACGTTCGTACAGAAGCCGGTGTACCCCTTCTCGCAGTTCTCACAGTGCCCGCAGGCGACGTTGAAGGGGGCGACCACCCGGTCGCCGACCTCGAGGCTCGACACGGCCTCGCCGACCTCGCTGACGATGCCCATGTTCTCGTGCCCGAAGACGATACCCGGCTCCGCGGCCGTCCGCCCCTCGTACATGTGGAGGTCGGACCCGCAGATACACGTCGTCGTGATGTCGATGACGACGTCGTTGGGGTGTTCGATCTCCGGTTCGTCGACCTCTTCGACTGCGACTTCGTGTGGTCCCTTGTAGACCACGGCGTTCATTGACATCAGTGACTCACCTCGGACCGTTGCCCGCCGTCCCGGATCGCTTCCCACTCCTCGACGCCCGCCTGCGCGACGTCCATGTCCTGTTCGACCGCACCGCCGGAGACGCCGAACGCGCCGACCACGTCCCCCTCCTCGTCGAACAGCGGATACCCCCCGCCGAAGATGACCATACGACCCTCGTCGGTCGACTGGAGTCCGTACAGGGAGTTGCCGGGTTCGGAGGGTTCGGCGAGTTCGTGGGTCGGCATATCGAGCGCGGCCGACGTGTACGCTTTGTTCCGCGAGATGGAGACCGAGGCCAGCCAGGCGTCGTCCATCCGGTGCTGTGCGATGAGGTTCCCCTCGGAGTTCGCCACCGTGATAACCATCGGGTTGTCGATCTCTTCGGCTCGCTCTTCGGCCGCATCGATCAATTCTGTCGCCGTGTCAAGAGGGATGGAGTGTACCATCGGGCCGATAGTTTCGGAGACAGTCGGATAAACATTTGCCTTTACATTCTCGATTCTCTCGACACGCCTAGTCGACATCGGTTTCGTCGAGCGTGGATGGCGAAAGAATCGAATTTGAGGCTCATCATCCCACTGAGTCGGCGTTCGTCGTCTCAAGGGTCGGCAAATCGGAACGCGTTCGTGCCGAGAAGCGAGTAACTGAAACTACTTACTAATTGTGTGAGCGAAATCCGTGGACTTACGTCCGCTACGCCCGTTTTAGGCAGACCTAAACAAACTGCATAGAAGTTGTCTTTCCACAGCACGTGATCGGCGGTGGCGGTGGACGGTGCGCCGGCGACCCGGGGCGTTCGGGCCGGAACGGACCGTTCGACGCTCCGTCGGCACCGCCACCGTACCAGTGCGTCGAGCGGGGAGGATGTAACGTCTCGAAGTTACGAATTCGCGAACCGTCGGCGCACGTGACGGACGCGACGAATCGTTTTTGGTTGCGTTTCTCCAACGGGAGAGCGGAATCGATGCGCCACAGTCTTTCGGAGTATCCGACGGGCGGGAGAGTGAACTGACCGATGGCCTTCGAAACGGTCGACGCCGACGACGTGGACCCGGCCGAGCTGCTCGGCTCCGCGGTGCAGCGTCGGGAGGACCCACACCTCCTCACCGGCGACGCGGAGTACACCGACGACCTCGGGTATCCCGACGAGACACACCTCGCCTTGCTCGGGAGCCAGTACGGAAACGCCACCGTCGAGTCCGTCGACACGAGCGAGGCGGCGGCGATGGACGGCGTCCTCGCCGTCCTCACGTGGTCGGACATCGACGCCTCGGACGCGCCGGGGTACGTCCGAACCGACGACCCCGAAGGTGGCTCGACCGAGTCGGACGCCGAGACGGGCGCGACGTCGCCGGACCAGCCCCTGCTGGCCGACGGCCGGGTCGTGTATCAGGGGCAGCCGGTCGCCGCCGTCGTCGCCGAGGACCGCTACCGCGCCCACGACGCGCTCGACGGCATCGACGTGACCTACGACCGCCACGACGCGGTGGTCGATCCCCGAGAGGCGACGGCCGAGGACGCGCCGACGGTCCACGACGACGCGCCGGGGAACGTCGCGTTCACGTGGGAGACGGGCGACGAGGCGGCCGCCGACGCGGCGCTCGACGCCGCGGACAACGTGGTCGAACTGGACCTCGAAATCAACCGAGTGATCCCGACCGCGATGGAACCGCGAGCCGCGGTGGCGCGGTACCGACCGTCCGACGACGCCCTCGACGTCGCGCTCTCGACGCAGAAACCCCACGGGATGCAGGGCGACCTCTCGTCCACCCTCGGCGTCCCCGACCACCGCATCCGGGTTCGCGCCCCGGACGTGGGCGGCGGCTTCGGCGCCAAACTCTTCCCGTACACCGGCTACCTGCTCGCCGGGTGGTGTGCCATGCACGTCGAGCGGCCGGTGAAGTGGGTCGCGCCCCGCACCGAGGACTTCCTGTCGATGATCCACGCCCGTAACCACCTCGTCCACGCCGAGGCGGGGGTCGATGACGACGGCCGACTGCGGGGGTTCCGCGCCGAGACGACGGCTCCGGTCGGCGGCTTCCTCGTCCCCGCCGGCTCCGGCGTCCCGACCAACCTCGGGCTGATGGCCAACGGGCAGTACGACGTGCCTGGCGCCTACGTCCACACGACGGGCGTGTTCACCAACACGGCGCCGCTCTCGGCCTACCGCGGCGCCGGCCGCCCGGAGGCAACCTACTTCATCGAGCGACTCGTCCACGAGGCGGCGCGGAGACTCGACTTGGACCCCGTGGCCATCCGCCGTCGGAACTTCATCCCCGTCGACGCCTTCCCCTTCGAGACCGGCCTGGGGCGCACCTACGACTCCGGGGACTACGACGCGACGCTCACGCGCGCCCTGGAGACCGTCGGCTACGAGGACGTCCGGGAGCGACAGGCCGCGGCCCGCGAGGAGGGTCGGTATCTCGGCATCGGCCTGTCGTGTTACGTCGAGGCCTGTGGTAACGCCCCCGGGATGTACGAGAACGGTGCGGTCCACGTCAAACCCTCCGGCCGGGTGATCGTCAAAACCGGGACCGCCGAAATCGGGACGGGCCACCACACCGGCTACGCTCAGATCGTCGCGCACGAACTGGGCGTCCCGGCCGCCGACGTGGCGGTGCGCGAAGGCGACACGGCAGACATCGACGAGGGCAACGGCACCGGTGGGAGTCGCGCGATGGCCGTCGGGGGAAGCGCGATCAAGCGAAGCGCCGAGAAGGTGGTCGAGAAGGCCCGCCGGATAGCGAGCCACCGCCTCGAAGTCGCCGACGCGGACCTCAGGTTCGAGGACGGCGACTTCTTCGTCGCCGGCGCACCGGAGCGGTCGATGAGCTTTCGGGAGGTCGCGAGCGTCGCCTACGAGGGCGTCGACGCCCTCCCCGAGGGGATGGAACCGGGACTCGACGAGACGACGTTTTTCGACCCCTCGAACTACACCTTCCCGTTCGGCACCCACGTCGCCGTCGTGGAAGTGGAGCCATCGACCGGCGAAATCGACATCGAGCGGTACGTCGCCGTCGACGACGTTGGCGAGCAGATCAACCCCAAGATCGTCGAGGGACAGATCCACGGCGGCGTCGCCCAGGGCGTCGGCCAGGCGCTTCAGGAGGAGGCCGTCTACGACGACAACGGCAACCTGTTGACCGGGTCCCTGCAGGATTACGCGATGCCGAAGGCGGCTGACGTGCCGGAGATCGAGTGGGACTCGACGGTGACGCCGTGTCCGCACAACCCGCTGGGGGTGAAAGGCGTCGGCGAGGCGGGCGCCATCGCCGCCCCGCCGGCCGTCGTCAACGCCGTCCACGACGCCCTCGACCCACTCGACGTCGGCACCATCGACATGCCGCTGACCGCCGAGCGCGTCTGGTCGGCTGTCGGGAAGTGAGCCCTACAGGTCGAAGTGCGCCGCCGCCGTCTCCATGTCCTTGTCCCCGCGCCCCGAGAGGTTCACGAGGATGCTGTCGTGGTCGCCCGCCTCGGCCAACTCGATGGCGAGCGCCACGCCGTGGCTCGATTCGAGCGCCGGGATGATCCCCTCCGTCTCCGAGAGTTCGCGGAAGGCCGCGAGCGCCTCGTCGTCGGTGACGGCGGTGTACTCGGCGCGACCGACGGCCCGGAACATGGCGTGTTCGGGGCCGACGCCCGGATAGTCCAGCCCCGCGGAGACGGAGTGAACCTCGGTGTCCTCGTCGATCACCCGGGTCTTCATCCCGTGGATCACCTCGTCCTCGCCGTCGGCGAGCGGGGCGGCGTGGCGGCCGGACCCCTCGCCCTCGCCGCCCCCTTCGGCGCCGTAGAAGGCGACGTCGTCGTCGCGGAAGGCGTGAAAGAGGCCGATGGCGTTCGACCCGCCGCCGACGCAGGCGACCGCCGCGTCGGGCAGGGAGCCGATCCGGTCGAGGGCCTGCTGGCGCGCCTCCTCGCCGATGACCGACTGGAAGTCACGCACCATGCGCGGGAACGGGTCGGGACCGACGACGCTCCCGACGAGGTAGTGGGTGTCCTCGATGTTCGCGGCCATGTCCTCCAGGGCGGCGTCGACGGCGTCGGCGAGGCCCGCCCCGCCGCGGGTCACCTCGTTGACCGTCGCCCCCATCAGCCGCATCCGGAAGACGTTCATCTTCTGACGCTCGACGTCCTTCGTCCCCATGTAGATCTCGGTGTCGAGGTCGAGGAGGGCGCCGGCCATCGCCGTCGCCGTGCCGTGCTGTCCCGCGCCGGTCTCGGCGATCAGTCGCTCCTTGCCCGCTCGCTTCGCGAGGAGCGCCTGCCCGAGCGTGTTGTTGATCTTGTGGGCGCCGCCGTGGAGGAGGTCCTCCCGCTTCAGGTAGATGTCGGCGCCGTACCGCTCGCTGAGGTTGCGGGCGTGGTACAGCGGCGTCGGACGCCCGGCGAACGTCTCCAGCAGGTCGCGCAGGTCCGACTGGAACGCCTCGGTGCCCGCCACCTCGTCGTACGCGTTCGCGAGGTGTTCGAGGGGCTCTTCCAGCGCGTCGGGGACGTGACGGCCGCCGTAGCCGTCGAAGGTACCGTCTGCCATGGGGACTGGATGCTCGCCGGGGACACATAAACGCTACTGGCCGTCGCCGGTCGGCAGCGGATCCGGGGCGGGTGGACCGAAACCCTTAGTGCCGGGCCGGAAGTCCCCACACACATGAGCGAGACGCCCGTCGATCCCGAGGAGGTCCGTCACGTGGCGGATCTGGCCCGGATCGACTTGGACGAGGACGAGGTGGACCGCTTCGCCGTGCAGTTCGCCGACATCCTCTCCTACTTCGACGCGCTGGACGACGTGCCCGAGGTGGACGCCGAGGCCGACCTGGTGAACGTCATGCGCGCCGACGAGGTGCGCGAGGGGCTCTCCCAGGAGGAGGCGCTGCAGAACGCCCCGGAGACGGAGGACGGCTACTTCAAGGGGCCGAACGTCTCATGAGCGTCGACGCGTTCATCACGGAGACGACCATCGAGGGCGCGGACGACGGCCCGCTCTCGGGGCGCACCGTCGCCGTCAAGGACAACATCTCGACGGAGGGCGTCCGGACTACCTGTGGCTCCGAGATGCTCGCGGAGTACGTCCCGCCGTACGACGCGACGGTGGTCGAGCGCTTGAAGGCGGCCGGTACGACGGTCGTCGGCAAGACCAACATGGACGAGTTCGGAATGGGGACGACCACCGAGACGTCGGCGTTCGGCCCGACGAAGAACCCGGTCGACGAGTCCCGGGTGCCCGGCGGGTCCTCCGGCGGCAGCGCCGCGGCCGTCGCCGCCGGCGAGGCGGACGTCGCCCTCGGCAGCGACACCGGCGGCTCCATCCGCTGTCCCGCCGCCTTCTGTGGCGTCGTCGGCATCAAGCCCACCTACGGGCTGGTCTCGCGGTACGGCCTCGTCGCCTACGCCAACTCGCTGGAACAGATCGGGCCGCTGGCGCCCACCGTCGAGGCGGCCGCCGAACTCCTCGAGGTCATCGCTGGCCCCGACGAGCGCGACGCGACGACCCGCGAGGAGGGGGCCGACGCCGACTACGCGAGCGCCGCCGACGGCGACGTCGAGGGGCTCTCGATCGGCGTCCCGACCGAACTGATCGAGGGCGCCGACGACCGCGTCGTCGAGCAGTTCCGCGCCGCGCTCGACGACCTAGAGGCACGGGGTGCGGAGACCCACGAGGTGAGCCTCCCGTCGGTCGAACGCGCCGTCCAGGCCTACTACGTCATCGCCATGTCCGAGGCGTCCTCGAACCTCGCGCGGTTCGACGGGGTGCGCTACGGCCCCGACGCCGACGTCGAGGGCAACTGGAACGAGTCGTTCGCCCGGGTCCGCGAGGAGGGGTTCGGCGACGAGGTGAAACGGCGGATCCTGCTCGGCACGTACGCCCTCTCCGCCGGCTACCACGACAAGTACTACGCGAAGGCCCAGGACGCCCGCGCGTGGCTGAAGCGGGACTTCGACGAGGCGCTCGCCGAGGCCGACGTGCTGGCGTCGCCGACGATGCCCGTCCTCCCCTTCGAACTCGGCGAGAGCCTCGACGACCCGCTCCAGATGTACCTCGCCGACGCCAACACGGTGCCCGTCAACCTCGCGAACCTCCCCGCCATCTCCGTCCCCGCCGGCCGGGCCGACGGCCTCCCCGTCGGCCTGCAGTTGATCGGACCGACGTTCGGCGAGCGGGACATCATCCGGGCCGCGAGCGCCGTCGAGAACTGACCGCGGACGGTACTTTTTCGGCGTCACCCCTCGCAGCCCTCCACGAATGTACATCGTCATCGTCGGCGCGGGCGACATCGGAACCCCACTGATCGAAGTCGCGACGAAGGGGGGCAACGAGGTGGTCGTCGTCGAACGTGACGAGGAGCGGGCCGAACGTGCCGCAGCCTACGACTGTCTGGTCATCAACGACGACGCGACGGTGAAGGAGACGCTCGAAGACGCCGGCGCCGACCGGGCCGACGCACTCATCTCGACGACGGATCGCGACGCCGTCAACGTCATGGTCTGTCTGCTCAGCCAGGAACTCGAGGTGCCGAACGTCGTCTCCGTCGTCCACGACCCGGATCACATGAGCCTCTTCGAGCGGATCGGCGTCAACACGATGCAGAACCCCCAGCGCCTCATCGCCGAGTACCTCTACCGGGCCGTGGAGCGCCCCTCCATCGTCGATTACATGCGCGTCGGCGAGCGGGCGGAGGTGGTCGAAATCGACGTGACGGACGACGCACCAATCGTCGGCACCACCATCGCCGAGGCGGTCGACTCGGGCATCCTCGCCGAGGACGCGTTCGTCGTCGCCATCGAACGCGAGGGGTCGGACGGACCCGTCGTCCCGCGGGGGTCGACGACGATCCACGCGGGCGACCGAGTCACCGTCTACGCCGCCGACGGGGCGACCGGGGCCGTCACCGAGGCGTTCGGCGGCGAGGGCGAGTCGGACTGATGCCCCGCCGTCGAACGGTCGCCGGCGTCCCGGCCGACCTCGCGACCATCGCCCGGGACGTGGGGTCGCTGCTCGCCATGCAGGGCGGCCTCATGGCGCTCTCGGTGACCGTGGCGGTCCTCGCCCGCGAACCGTACGCGGCGGCCGCGTTCCTGCTCGCGGCCGCGCTGACCGCCGCCGTCGGCCTCGGGACCCGACGGCGGTTCGCCGAGGCCCCGGAGCCCCGAATGAAACACGGGATGGTCGTGGCGGCGGCGGGGTGGTTCGCGACGGCGACCTTCGGCGCTCTCCCGTTCCTCCTCACCGCCCACCTGACTCCGCCGGCCGTCGCCGCGGGGTTCGTCCCCGCGGGCGCCGACTACGCCGCCTCCAGCCTCGGAGTGTTCCGCAACCCTCTCCACGCCCTCTTCGAGAGCATGAGCGGGTGGACCGGTAGCGGACTGACGATGGCCCCCCACGAGCCCTCGTTGCCGCGGGCGATCCAGTGGTGGCGGTCGCTCATCCAGTACGTCGGCGGCGTGGGCGTCATCGTCCTGACCGTCTCCATCCTCTCGCGGCCAGGGAGCGGAAGCTACGCCCTCTATCGCAGCGAAACCCGGGAGGAGCGCATCCACCCGAGCGTCGTCTCGACGGTGCGAACGGTCTGGAAGATCTTCCTCCTCTACACCCTGCTCTCGGTCGTCGTGCTCTTTCTCGCCATCCGCGCCAGCGAGTACGGCTCGACTCTCCCGCTCCGACAGGCCGGCTGGCAGGCCCTCAATCACGCCATGACGGCGCTTTCGACGGGCGGGTTCAGCGTCACCGACAACTCGGTCGCCACCTACGGCTCGCCGCTCATCGAGACGGTGTTGCTGCCGGTGATGACCCTCGGTGCCATCGCCTTCCCGGTTCACTACGGCGTCCTCGCGAACCGCAACCCGAGGCGGCTCCTGACCGACCTCCAGACCCGGTGGCTGTTCGTCCTCCTGCTGGTCGGTGCGCTCGCACTGTCGGCACAGAACCTCCTCACCCTGCCCGCCGGGGCGTTCTCGGGCAGCGCGAGCGACGCCGGCCTCCCGTTCCTCGGCCTCTCGGCGGCCGGCACCGACGCCGTCCGGGACTCGACGTTCCAGTTCGTCAGCGCCCTCACGTGTACGGGGTTCCAGTCCGCGCCGATCCGGGAGTGGGCGGCGGGCGGGAAACTCCTGTTGGCCGGCGCGATGACCCTCGGGGGCGCCGCCGGGTCGACCGTCGGAGGCCTGAAAATCGTCCGGGGGTACACCATCGTCCGCGGCATCGAGTGGCAGTTCTCGCGCGTCTTCCTGCCCGCCAACGCCGTCGTCAACGCCCGCATCGACGGCCGCCTGTTGGATCGCGAGACCATGGAACGCGAGTTCAGCGAGGCGGCCATCGTCTCCCTGCTCTGGCTCATCCTCCTGGCCGCGAGCAGCCTCCTCCTCGTGAACCTCGCCGGACCGGAGTTCACCTACGCCGACGCCCTCTTCGAGGTGGCGAGCGCGCAGGGGAACGTCGGCCTCTCGACGGGCATCACCGGCCCCACGATGTCGCCACTCGCGAAAGGCGCCTTCGTCCTCAACATGTGGATCGGCCGACTGGAGATCATCCCCGTCCTCGTGTTCGTCCGGTCGGCGCTCTACGGCCTCGACCCGTAGCGAACGCAGAGTCACACGCGATAGGGCACCCGATCCGACGGGCGACGCGTTCCCCCCGGAGCCGCGTCGTGTCCAGCACCGACCGCGAAAGGGCGGGTCGGTGTCGGATCGGAATGCCCACCCGGAACCCGACCCTCGATTCACATAACGTTACGGCCTGAATTCTCAGTACTGATACTTCAAAATCGGACGACGGCAGGCCAACTATCGGATATTATTTCCGGATATTGAGTGTCGCTCGCCGTCGCCGCCGACGCCCGGATCGGTCCTCCGGGGCGACGCGGCCGGGGTCGTTCGTGCCCTCGGTTCGGGCTCCCTCGGAACTCCCGGTGACCACGTCGAGGTGGTGTCCACCAGTCGAGGGCGTCACTGCTGCCAGTATTCGGGCGTCAGCAGCACCAGCACGGGGAGGATCTCCAGCCGGCCGAGCCACATCAGCGCGATCATGAACAGCTTCGACGCCGCCGAGAAGTCGAGGTAACTCCCCATCGGGCCGACGAGGCCGAACCCCGGACCGACGTTGCCGAGGGTGGCGGCCACGGCGCTCATCGCCTCCAGCACCGACAGCGAGAGGCCGGTTCGACTGGCGTCGAGGAAGACCAGGATCGTCGCGACGAAGAAGATCACGAGATAGAGGAGCGTGAACCCGTAGATGCCACGGATCGCCCGCTCGTCGACCGTCCGGCCGCCGAGGCGAACCGGCCGAACGGCGTCGGGGTGGGCCGTGGTGAACAGCTCCCGGCGAAGCGACTTCAGGATCACGTACCACCGGACGATCTTGATCCCGCCGCCGGTCGATCCGGCGGAGCCGCCGACGAACATGGCAAAGAGGAGCAGGTACTGCGCCGGCCCGCTCCACGTGTTGAAGTCGATACTGGCGTAGCCGGTGGTGGTCACGATGGAGACGACCTGGAAGGTCGCGTGTCTGAGCGCCGGTTCGACCTCGCCGATCAGCGTCGCGCGGACGCCGGCGAGGTACGCGGAGTCGAACGAGGCGCCCGTGCCGACGAACTCGACCAGCCCCTCGCCGACGAACAGCAGGGCGGCGACGAGCCCCGTCAGGACCGCGACGACGCCCACGTAGAACCGGAACTCCGTGTCGCCGGGGAGGCGCTTCGGATCGCCGGTGAGCGCGTGCCAGAACAGCGCGAAGTTGGTCCCCGCGGCGATCATGAAGGGGATGACGAGCCACTGGACCGCCGCGGAGAAGGCCTCGATGCTCCGGGCCGCGGGCGAGAAACCACCGGTCGGCATCGTCGTCAGTGCGTGCGAGACGGCGTTGTACGCGGTCATCGCGTCCGCCATCCCGCCGAGGTGGAGGGCGTAGAGCAGGATCGCTTCGAGGACGGTGAATCCGAGGTACGCCCCCCAGAGCGCCCGCGCCGTCTCCGCGATGCGGGGCGTCAGCTTCTCGATGCCCGGCCCCGGCGCCTCCGCGTCCATCAACTGCGCCCCACCGACCGAGAGCTCCGGGAGGATGGCCACCGCGAGGACGACGATGCCCATGCCGCCGAGCCACTGGGTGAGCTGTCGCCACAGCATGATCCCGTGGCCGTGGGCGTCCAGCGAGATCCGTCCGAGGACGGTCGCGCCGGTGGTCGTGAAGCCGCTCATGCTCTCGAACAGGGCGTTCGCGGGGTTCGCGAGCGTCGACGCCGGGGCGGCCGCGGGGACCACGGGGGGCAGTCCGTGGGCCTCGACCAGGTACGGCACGGCGCCGACGACCGACACCGCCAGCCACGTCGCCGCGACCATCAGGAACCCCTCGCGGGCGCCGATGTCGGGATCGGGGCGCAGGCGTTCGAGCCCCCAACCGACCGCGACGGTCACCAGCATGGTGACGAGAAACGGCGCGACCGACTCGCCGTAGGCGAGCCCCACGACCAGCGGGATCGCCAGCGGCACCGACAGGTACTTGAGGACGCTCCCGACGAGGCTCAGACTCGCCCGGTAGTCGACACGGAGGGGCAAGGTTCGTACGTCGCTGTCCGGCGGAGGGGGCTTGAAACTGCTGACATCGTCACAGCGCCGGCGTCACCTCGTCGGCGACGCAGGCGTCGAGGAAGACGACGACGTGGTCGCCGGGCTGGATCACCGTGTCCCCGCGCGGCGTGATGAGGGACTCCTCGCGGGTGATGGCGCCGATGACGACCCCGTCCGGCAGGTCGGCCACCGACTCGTGGATCGGCCGCCCCGCGAGGACGCTCTCCTCGCCCACCTCGACTTCGAGCACCTCGGCCCGGTCGCTCTCGATGATGGCGACGTTCTCGGCGCCGCCGTCGCGGGTGAAACGCGTGATCTCCTCGGCGACCACCTCCCGCGGGTTGACGCCCACGTCGACGCCGACCGTCTCGAACAG encodes the following:
- the gatC gene encoding Asp-tRNA(Asn)/Glu-tRNA(Gln) amidotransferase subunit GatC produces the protein MSETPVDPEEVRHVADLARIDLDEDEVDRFAVQFADILSYFDALDDVPEVDAEADLVNVMRADEVREGLSQEEALQNAPETEDGYFKGPNVS
- a CDS encoding potassium channel family protein; this translates as MYIVIVGAGDIGTPLIEVATKGGNEVVVVERDEERAERAAAYDCLVINDDATVKETLEDAGADRADALISTTDRDAVNVMVCLLSQELEVPNVVSVVHDPDHMSLFERIGVNTMQNPQRLIAEYLYRAVERPSIVDYMRVGERAEVVEIDVTDDAPIVGTTIAEAVDSGILAEDAFVVAIEREGSDGPVVPRGSTTIHAGDRVTVYAADGATGAVTEAFGGEGESD
- a CDS encoding TrkH family potassium uptake protein, with protein sequence MPRRRTVAGVPADLATIARDVGSLLAMQGGLMALSVTVAVLAREPYAAAAFLLAAALTAAVGLGTRRRFAEAPEPRMKHGMVVAAAGWFATATFGALPFLLTAHLTPPAVAAGFVPAGADYAASSLGVFRNPLHALFESMSGWTGSGLTMAPHEPSLPRAIQWWRSLIQYVGGVGVIVLTVSILSRPGSGSYALYRSETREERIHPSVVSTVRTVWKIFLLYTLLSVVVLFLAIRASEYGSTLPLRQAGWQALNHAMTALSTGGFSVTDNSVATYGSPLIETVLLPVMTLGAIAFPVHYGVLANRNPRRLLTDLQTRWLFVLLLVGALALSAQNLLTLPAGAFSGSASDAGLPFLGLSAAGTDAVRDSTFQFVSALTCTGFQSAPIREWAAGGKLLLAGAMTLGGAAGSTVGGLKIVRGYTIVRGIEWQFSRVFLPANAVVNARIDGRLLDRETMEREFSEAAIVSLLWLILLAASSLLLVNLAGPEFTYADALFEVASAQGNVGLSTGITGPTMSPLAKGAFVLNMWIGRLEIIPVLVFVRSALYGLDP
- the gatA gene encoding Asp-tRNA(Asn)/Glu-tRNA(Gln) amidotransferase subunit GatA, producing the protein MSVDAFITETTIEGADDGPLSGRTVAVKDNISTEGVRTTCGSEMLAEYVPPYDATVVERLKAAGTTVVGKTNMDEFGMGTTTETSAFGPTKNPVDESRVPGGSSGGSAAAVAAGEADVALGSDTGGSIRCPAAFCGVVGIKPTYGLVSRYGLVAYANSLEQIGPLAPTVEAAAELLEVIAGPDERDATTREEGADADYASAADGDVEGLSIGVPTELIEGADDRVVEQFRAALDDLEARGAETHEVSLPSVERAVQAYYVIAMSEASSNLARFDGVRYGPDADVEGNWNESFARVREEGFGDEVKRRILLGTYALSAGYHDKYYAKAQDARAWLKRDFDEALAEADVLASPTMPVLPFELGESLDDPLQMYLADANTVPVNLANLPAISVPAGRADGLPVGLQLIGPTFGERDIIRAASAVEN
- a CDS encoding TrkH family potassium uptake protein — protein: MPLRVDYRASLSLVGSVLKYLSVPLAIPLVVGLAYGESVAPFLVTMLVTVAVGWGLERLRPDPDIGAREGFLMVAATWLAVSVVGAVPYLVEAHGLPPVVPAAAPASTLANPANALFESMSGFTTTGATVLGRISLDAHGHGIMLWRQLTQWLGGMGIVVLAVAILPELSVGGAQLMDAEAPGPGIEKLTPRIAETARALWGAYLGFTVLEAILLYALHLGGMADAMTAYNAVSHALTTMPTGGFSPAARSIEAFSAAVQWLVIPFMIAAGTNFALFWHALTGDPKRLPGDTEFRFYVGVVAVLTGLVAALLFVGEGLVEFVGTGASFDSAYLAGVRATLIGEVEPALRHATFQVVSIVTTTGYASIDFNTWSGPAQYLLLFAMFVGGSAGSTGGGIKIVRWYVILKSLRRELFTTAHPDAVRPVRLGGRTVDERAIRGIYGFTLLYLVIFFVATILVFLDASRTGLSLSVLEAMSAVAATLGNVGPGFGLVGPMGSYLDFSAASKLFMIALMWLGRLEILPVLVLLTPEYWQQ